One genomic segment of uncultured Desulfobacter sp. includes these proteins:
- the hisB gene encoding imidazoleglycerol-phosphate dehydratase HisB yields the protein MGRQSEVSRLTTETRINIRLNLDGQGKADISTGIPFFDHMLTAFTVHGFFDLGISATGDLDVDYHHTVEDTGLVLGQAIQQVLSEKGGIQRFGDASVPMDESLSKVTIDLSNRPYLVYNIPDDLKSRGPFDAYLAREFFQAVCVKGGFNLHINTLYGENEHHVLESIFKAFGRSLHAATRPVSQVSGALSTKGCL from the coding sequence ATGGGTCGACAATCTGAGGTGTCAAGGTTGACTACGGAAACCCGGATAAATATCCGACTAAATCTGGACGGACAGGGAAAGGCTGATATCAGCACAGGCATTCCTTTTTTTGATCACATGCTTACAGCATTTACAGTACATGGTTTTTTTGACCTTGGCATTTCAGCAACAGGCGACCTTGATGTAGATTATCATCATACTGTAGAGGATACAGGTCTTGTGCTGGGACAGGCGATTCAGCAGGTGTTGTCTGAGAAGGGGGGTATCCAGCGGTTTGGTGATGCAAGCGTTCCCATGGATGAATCCTTGTCAAAGGTGACCATTGATTTGTCCAACCGACCTTATCTTGTTTACAATATTCCCGACGATTTGAAATCCCGGGGGCCTTTCGATGCGTATCTTGCCAGGGAGTTCTTCCAAGCTGTCTGTGTCAAAGGCGGATTTAATCTGCATATTAATACCTTATACGGTGAGAATGAACACCACGTACTTGAGTCGATATTTAAGGCGTTTGGCCGGTCCTTGCACGCTGCTACCCGTCCGGTTTCTCAGGTATCAGGTGCATTATCCACCAAGGGATGTTTATAG
- a CDS encoding HAD family hydrolase, producing the protein MTQKGEELYIVLLSIHGLIRWKNLELGRDADTGGQTLYVVELAQALAKQPGIRKVDLITQRVVDKNVSPDYAQPIEKYANNLRIVRIDAGPEEYLAKEELWDHLDSFSDNLDAFFHADNAFPDIIHSHYADAGYVGSHLASRLGIPLVHTGHSLGRVKRNRLLASGLKAEEIETRFKMSRRIEAEELTLATAERVITSTLQEISEQYELYDHYQPDQMRVVPPGTNLNQFTPASGDEVKSSLFKELTRHLKSPEKPIILALSRPDPRKNISALIEAFGQSTKLQELANLIIIAGNRDDIDDLEDGAQEVFHELLVTIDRYDLYGKVTMPKHHRRDQVPEIYRITAATGGVFVNPALTEPFGLTLIEAAASGLPIVATEDGGPQDIINNCKNGFLIDPLEPETITAALLKLFGDKNLWQKYATQGLIGVKEYYSWEAHAKRYFKIIKPIAERSEQLQRKPTKPRKGLYHDRAIVSDLDYNLIGDDESLGKLMTLLRQHRTSSGFIIATGRRLDSALKLMKRHKIPVPDVLITSSGTEIYHAPKLTTDTAWTNHIDYQWSRRRVKGLLTDFPGLKNQPNIEQSRFKLSYYIDPEKADIEEVKQLLHREEQAVFVQAAFEQFLDILPLRASKGMALRYVVEQFSIPLEAVFVAGGSGADEDMMRGNTLAAVVANRYHDELSQLDDSERIYLSNLPHAAGILEALEFYDFFDTCKDPRESEENNDGE; encoded by the coding sequence ATGACTCAAAAAGGAGAAGAACTCTACATTGTCTTGTTGAGCATTCACGGTCTCATTCGCTGGAAAAATCTTGAACTGGGCCGCGACGCAGACACAGGCGGCCAGACGCTCTACGTGGTTGAACTTGCCCAGGCATTGGCCAAACAACCCGGCATCAGAAAAGTTGACCTGATCACCCAGCGCGTGGTCGACAAAAACGTTTCTCCAGACTATGCACAGCCCATAGAAAAATACGCCAACAACCTTCGCATCGTCAGAATTGATGCCGGACCAGAGGAATATCTCGCCAAAGAAGAACTTTGGGATCATCTCGATTCTTTCAGTGACAATCTGGATGCCTTTTTTCATGCCGACAACGCCTTTCCAGATATTATCCACAGCCATTATGCCGATGCGGGTTATGTAGGCTCACATCTTGCCAGCAGACTGGGAATCCCCCTCGTCCATACAGGTCACTCCCTGGGCCGTGTCAAGCGAAACCGCCTGCTGGCAAGTGGACTTAAGGCAGAAGAAATCGAAACCCGCTTCAAAATGAGCCGGCGGATTGAAGCCGAGGAACTGACCCTGGCAACGGCAGAACGTGTAATCACCAGCACGCTTCAGGAAATTTCAGAGCAATATGAACTGTACGACCACTATCAGCCGGACCAGATGCGGGTCGTCCCTCCTGGTACAAACCTTAACCAGTTTACCCCCGCATCAGGCGATGAGGTGAAAAGTTCTCTATTTAAAGAGTTGACCCGCCATCTGAAATCACCCGAAAAACCTATTATTTTAGCACTATCTCGACCGGACCCACGGAAAAACATCAGCGCACTCATCGAGGCTTTCGGTCAATCCACAAAACTCCAGGAACTGGCTAACCTTATTATCATCGCCGGTAACCGTGATGACATAGATGACCTCGAAGACGGCGCACAGGAGGTTTTCCATGAACTGCTGGTCACCATAGACCGTTACGACCTCTACGGCAAGGTGACTATGCCAAAGCACCACAGGCGTGATCAAGTCCCCGAAATCTACAGGATTACCGCGGCTACCGGTGGCGTATTTGTCAACCCGGCCCTCACGGAACCTTTTGGGTTAACATTGATTGAAGCGGCCGCTTCCGGGCTGCCCATTGTCGCCACCGAAGATGGCGGCCCACAGGATATTATAAATAACTGTAAGAACGGCTTTCTTATTGATCCGCTTGAACCGGAAACAATCACGGCCGCCCTGTTAAAGCTGTTTGGGGACAAAAATCTGTGGCAGAAATATGCCACCCAGGGACTCATTGGCGTTAAGGAGTACTATTCATGGGAAGCTCATGCAAAACGCTATTTTAAAATCATCAAACCCATCGCTGAACGTTCTGAACAGCTGCAACGCAAACCAACCAAGCCACGCAAGGGATTGTACCACGACAGGGCCATAGTCAGTGATCTCGACTACAACCTGATTGGTGACGATGAATCTCTTGGCAAACTGATGACCCTCCTTCGACAACATCGCACCAGCAGCGGCTTTATTATCGCCACTGGAAGACGCCTTGACTCCGCCTTAAAATTAATGAAAAGACATAAAATCCCAGTACCGGACGTACTTATCACAAGCAGCGGCACAGAAATATATCACGCCCCGAAGCTGACCACCGACACCGCCTGGACGAACCATATCGATTACCAGTGGTCACGACGCAGGGTAAAAGGTCTTCTCACCGACTTTCCCGGGCTGAAAAATCAACCCAATATTGAGCAAAGTCGCTTTAAGCTGAGCTACTACATCGACCCTGAAAAAGCTGACATTGAAGAGGTTAAACAACTGCTGCATCGTGAAGAGCAGGCGGTTTTTGTCCAGGCAGCTTTTGAGCAGTTTCTTGATATCCTGCCCCTGAGAGCCTCCAAGGGTATGGCGTTACGCTACGTTGTTGAACAATTTTCCATACCGCTGGAAGCTGTTTTTGTTGCCGGTGGTTCAGGTGCTGATGAGGATATGATGCGAGGCAATACCCTGGCAGCAGTGGTGGCCAACCGCTACCATGATGAGTTGTCCCAGCTCGATGATAGTGAGCGGATCTATTTATCCAACCTACCACATGCCGCAGGGATCCTGGAAGCACTTGAATTTTATGACTTTTTTGACACCTGCAAGGACCCACGGGAATCGGAGGAAAATAATGATGGTGAATAA
- the dnaG gene encoding DNA primase, whose translation MLIPEEKIAEILAASDIFDVVSETVILKKSGRNFFGLCPFHSEKTPSFSVNPEKQIFHCFGCNAGGNVLSFVMKYHGISFPEAAKMLARKYNIVIETPKMNPQQRKAIHTRESLFRLNKKVMQAYTGFLNDPLKGDSARRYLERRGTSDQIIEQFQLGYAPDAWDAIVNFLRKEKVAKGVAVSSGLVLERKQKNGFYDRFRNRLMFPIFDINMQVAGFGGRVMDDSMPKYMNSPESPVYSKSRILYGLHAAKQACRRQGQVFIVEGYFDFLSLYQHGIKNSVASLGTALTREHVRILKGYATTMTLVFDSDEAGIKAAKRSIDIFVQEGIDTRILVLPGNNDPDSYVMAHGREAFLELADTAKTVMQFLLQLALDTHGTSVEGRIKILDEMKQHLAMIQDYAVRSIYVRELAETLNIDEKAVLEKVKDAYEKQANRQARGPLIPEVDDTSKSVLESDPREKQILSMMLHWPELIPVAVEKKVLPSFYSRQLKQLGFLIIDSVTDTQNIVGAVMARVETDEDRQLIASMAMENYTGVQDPAQTFAILVNRVMKIKNKTDRIIVSELTKAKEGCDVDVIELLKLKQQQIQKLHNS comes from the coding sequence ATGCTGATCCCTGAAGAAAAAATTGCAGAGATTTTAGCTGCTTCGGATATTTTTGATGTTGTCTCCGAGACTGTTATTCTAAAAAAGTCAGGCAGAAATTTTTTTGGTTTGTGTCCCTTTCATTCCGAAAAAACACCCTCTTTTTCAGTTAATCCTGAGAAACAAATTTTTCATTGTTTTGGCTGCAATGCCGGGGGTAACGTCCTGTCTTTTGTCATGAAATATCATGGGATCTCCTTTCCCGAAGCTGCAAAGATGCTGGCCAGAAAATACAACATTGTTATTGAAACCCCAAAAATGAATCCGCAACAGCGCAAAGCCATTCATACCCGGGAATCTCTTTTCCGTCTGAATAAAAAAGTGATGCAGGCATATACAGGATTCTTAAATGACCCTTTAAAAGGCGATTCAGCCAGGCGATACCTTGAACGGCGGGGAACCAGTGACCAGATTATTGAGCAGTTTCAGCTTGGGTATGCCCCCGATGCCTGGGATGCTATTGTCAATTTTTTAAGAAAAGAAAAAGTCGCTAAAGGGGTTGCGGTCAGTTCCGGCCTGGTGCTGGAAAGAAAACAGAAAAATGGGTTTTACGACCGGTTTCGAAACCGGCTGATGTTTCCCATTTTTGACATTAACATGCAGGTGGCCGGATTTGGCGGCCGGGTCATGGACGACAGCATGCCCAAATATATGAACTCTCCTGAAAGCCCGGTTTACAGTAAAAGCCGTATTCTTTACGGATTGCACGCGGCAAAACAGGCGTGCCGCAGACAGGGTCAGGTGTTTATTGTGGAAGGTTATTTTGATTTCCTTTCCCTTTATCAGCACGGGATTAAAAATAGTGTAGCAAGCCTTGGTACAGCCTTGACCCGGGAGCATGTCAGAATTCTTAAAGGGTATGCAACAACCATGACCTTGGTTTTTGACTCTGATGAAGCAGGTATAAAGGCTGCCAAAAGAAGCATTGATATTTTTGTTCAAGAGGGGATTGATACCCGGATTCTGGTCCTTCCGGGAAACAATGATCCCGACTCCTATGTTATGGCCCATGGCCGGGAGGCCTTTCTTGAGCTTGCAGATACTGCTAAGACAGTGATGCAGTTCTTGCTCCAGCTGGCCTTGGATACCCACGGCACTTCCGTTGAGGGACGTATAAAAATTCTGGATGAGATGAAGCAGCACCTGGCTATGATCCAGGATTATGCGGTCCGTTCAATCTATGTTCGTGAACTCGCTGAAACACTTAATATTGATGAAAAGGCTGTTCTTGAGAAAGTAAAGGATGCCTATGAGAAACAGGCAAACAGACAGGCCCGTGGACCTTTGATTCCTGAGGTTGACGACACATCCAAAAGCGTTCTGGAATCTGACCCAAGGGAAAAACAGATTCTTTCCATGATGCTTCACTGGCCTGAACTGATACCCGTTGCCGTGGAAAAAAAGGTGCTCCCCTCCTTTTATTCAAGGCAGCTTAAGCAGTTAGGCTTTTTGATCATTGACAGCGTAACGGACACACAAAATATTGTGGGTGCGGTCATGGCCCGGGTTGAAACCGATGAAGACCGGCAGTTGATTGCATCCATGGCGATGGAAAATTATACCGGGGTTCAGGATCCGGCGCAGACATTTGCTATCCTGGTTAACCGGGTCATGAAAATAAAAAATAAAACAGACAGAATAATTGTCAGTGAATTAACAAAAGCAAAAGAGGGCTGTGATGTTGATGTGATTGAGCTGCTTAAACTTAAACAGCAGCAGATTCAGAAGTTGCATAACAGTTAA
- the rpoD gene encoding RNA polymerase sigma factor RpoD, with translation MADKNSRSEKSVMIGKDEMRKLIKKGEKTGALSFAEINDAISDDLQSFEQIDDIVIQFQELGIELVGDRGEDTSAIKPGKAKSPKKASRSSKNKRVKTSGSRKKDDDEGLENSVDKKGSKRTLSSGRERSDMEFGAVTDPVKMYLKEMGMVTLLSREGEIEIAKKIEVGERDVLRAMLDCPLALNTIFMYGQKMEEKAMRPKHVLRDVDEGDGVVDEVTKQEKFLESLARIRTLHAENQSCRDELENIRKGTKKHSNLREQIDGNTEEIFELLKSWRFESNVIDNIEKSIRSTILWFKTVDDLLTRCAKTFNVQPSTMMKQTKDQPGFLEWATGRSEITPDRATTLFNDIQALCEQITEKKDLVKGSAEDLNAIVQGIEIGRRKADAAKRELVRANLRLVVSIAKKYTNRGLQFLDLIQEGNIGLMKAVDKFEYRRGYKFSTYATWWIRQAITRAIADQARTIRIPVHMIETINKLIRTSRYLVQEMGKEPSPEEIAEKMEIPIDKVRRVLKIAKEPISLETPIGEEEDSHLGDFIEDKKFSIPSEAAIDLSLAEQTRKILATLTPREEKVLRMRFGIGEKSDHTLEEVGKDFTVTRERIRQIEAKALRKLRHPTRSKKLKTFIEN, from the coding sequence ATGGCAGATAAGAACAGCAGATCTGAGAAAAGCGTGATGATCGGCAAGGATGAAATGCGCAAGCTCATCAAAAAGGGAGAGAAAACAGGTGCCCTGTCCTTTGCTGAAATCAACGACGCCATTTCAGATGATTTGCAATCCTTTGAGCAGATAGATGATATTGTCATTCAGTTTCAGGAACTGGGTATTGAACTGGTTGGTGACAGAGGCGAGGATACGTCTGCCATTAAACCAGGTAAGGCCAAAAGCCCTAAAAAGGCTTCCCGGTCATCAAAAAACAAAAGAGTGAAAACCTCTGGGTCCCGTAAAAAGGATGATGACGAAGGTCTTGAAAACAGTGTGGATAAGAAAGGCAGTAAGAGGACACTCTCTTCCGGGCGTGAACGTTCCGATATGGAATTTGGCGCGGTTACTGATCCTGTGAAGATGTATCTTAAAGAGATGGGTATGGTAACCCTGCTTAGCCGTGAAGGTGAAATTGAGATCGCCAAAAAAATAGAGGTTGGGGAACGGGATGTACTGCGGGCCATGCTGGATTGTCCTTTGGCGCTGAACACCATTTTTATGTACGGTCAAAAAATGGAAGAGAAAGCCATGCGCCCCAAACACGTACTCCGGGACGTGGATGAGGGCGACGGGGTGGTTGATGAAGTCACCAAACAGGAAAAGTTCCTTGAATCCTTAGCTCGTATAAGAACCTTGCATGCAGAGAATCAGTCCTGCCGTGATGAGCTTGAAAACATCAGGAAAGGTACAAAAAAACACAGCAACCTCAGGGAACAGATTGACGGCAACACAGAAGAAATTTTTGAATTGCTTAAAAGCTGGCGATTTGAATCCAATGTCATTGATAATATAGAAAAGAGTATCCGAAGCACAATACTCTGGTTTAAAACCGTGGACGATCTGCTGACCAGGTGTGCAAAAACGTTTAATGTCCAGCCCAGCACAATGATGAAACAAACAAAGGACCAGCCTGGCTTTCTTGAATGGGCCACGGGAAGAAGCGAAATCACTCCGGATCGTGCCACTACCCTTTTTAATGATATTCAGGCATTGTGTGAGCAGATTACAGAAAAAAAGGACTTAGTTAAAGGCAGTGCGGAGGATCTAAACGCAATTGTTCAGGGGATTGAAATAGGGCGTAGAAAAGCGGATGCTGCCAAACGTGAACTGGTGCGTGCCAACTTAAGACTTGTGGTAAGTATTGCCAAAAAGTATACCAATAGGGGACTGCAGTTCCTTGATTTGATCCAGGAAGGCAATATCGGTTTGATGAAGGCCGTGGATAAATTTGAGTATCGCCGGGGATATAAGTTTTCCACATATGCCACCTGGTGGATCCGCCAGGCCATTACCCGTGCCATTGCAGACCAGGCCAGAACTATCAGGATTCCGGTTCATATGATTGAAACCATTAACAAGCTGATCCGTACCTCCCGGTATTTGGTTCAGGAGATGGGTAAGGAACCTTCCCCTGAAGAAATTGCCGAAAAAATGGAAATTCCCATTGATAAGGTTCGGCGGGTGCTTAAGATAGCCAAGGAGCCTATTTCCCTTGAAACACCCATTGGTGAGGAAGAAGACAGTCATCTTGGAGATTTCATTGAGGATAAGAAATTTTCTATTCCTTCCGAGGCCGCCATTGATTTAAGCCTTGCCGAACAGACGCGTAAAATACTGGCAACGCTGACGCCCAGGGAAGAAAAAGTGTTAAGGATGCGTTTTGGTATCGGAGAAAAGTCTGATCATACCTTAGAAGAAGTTGGAAAGGATTTTACCGTTACAAGGGAGCGTATTCGTCAGATTGAAGCTAAGGCCTTGCGTAAACTTCGTCATCCGACTAGAAGTAAAAAATTAAAAACTTTTATAGAGAATTAA